The genomic stretch GATTGCGACGATGATTGGGATGACGGAAGAAGAGGTATCGGCTAAGATTAAGGAATTTGAGGATAAGAAGATTATCGTGCAATACAAGACGATTATTGACTGGGAAAAAGCTGAGGAAGAAGTGGTTTATGCCTTTATTGATGTTAAGGTAGTTCCAGAGCGCAATGTCGGATTTGACGCCGTGGCAAAAAGAATATATAAATTCCCGGAGGTGCATTCGCTATATCTACTCTCCGGAACTTACGATTTATCCGTAGTAGTAGAAGGTAAAAGTATGAAAGAAATAGCCTTCTTTGTAGCAGAAAAATTGGCTACAATAGACCATGTTCAAGGCACAATAAGCCATTTTGTCTTGAAAAAGTATAAAATAGACGGCCAGGTGCTTGAACCAGAGGCAGGAGATAAAAGATTGGCAGTCACGCCGTAAGAAAACGGTCAGAGGTCAGATTTAAAGGCATTACCTTATTTTCTGTCTTCGGTCCTCTGACCGTAATAGGTCAGTGATTTTGGGGGATGAACATTAACCTGCGGATTACAGAATGATGAAAATAGTAGGCAAGTAGGTAGTAGGTAAGTAGGAAAGGGATAAAGGATGTGCACAGTATTCTTCCCCGGTAGGCAATGTCTCCCTTTCCTACTTTCCTACTCTCCTACTTCCTACTTTCAGGAGAATCCCCCATTTCACTGAGGCATTACCTCTGACCTTTGTTTTCTTGCCTCTGACATCTGATAGAAAGGTGATTTATGAAGGATATAATTTCAGATAAAGTAAAAAATATTCCCCCATCCGGCATCAGGAAATTCTTTGATTTAATCCTTGGGATGGAAGATGTAATTTCTTTAGGCGTAGGCGAGCCTGACTTTGTTACTCCGTGGCATATTCGGGATGCGGCTATTTACTCATTAGAACAGGGCTATACCTCTTACACCTCTAATTCTGGCTTGTTAGAATTGCGGGAATTGATTACCCAGAGGATTAAAGATGATTACAAGGTAAAGTATAACCCGGTAAATGAAGTCTTAATCACTGTTGGTGTAAGTGAAGCCCTTGATTTAGCGATGAGGGCTATTCTTAATCCTGACGATGAGGTGATTATTCCAGAACCATCTTATGTTTCTTATAAACCCTGTGTTATCTTTGCTGGCGGGAAACCCGTAGTTATCCCAACCAATGCCTCAACTGGCTTCAAGATTAAACCAGAACAGATAGAACAGACAATAACTGAAAAAACTAAGGCTATTTTACTTTCTTATCCATCTAATCCTACTGGAGCAACGATGAATAGAGAAGAGTTAAGCAAGATAAGTGAAGTCGTAAAAAGATATGAATTAATTGTTATTGCAGACGAGATATACAAATTACTTACTTATGATGATGAACCTGTTTGTTTTGCCTCTTTGCCGGGGATGAAGGAGCGGACTATTCTCCTGGATGGTTTTTCTAAGGCTTATGCGATGACTGGTTGGCGAATAGGATATGCCGCTGGTAATTCAGAAATTATTGGTGCGATGACCAGAATACATCAATATACGATGCTTTGTGCCTCAATCATTAGCCAGCGAGCGGCAATACAAGCTTTACGCAATAGTGACAAAGCGGTAGAAGAGATGCGAAATGAATATAATCAGCGACGAAGATTAATTGTCAAAGGGCTGAATGAAATCGGGTTAGAATGCACAATGCCAGGCGGGGCATTCTATGTTTTTCCATCAATTAAAAGGACAGGTTTGACTTCCGAAGGGTTTGCTGAAAAATTGCTTCGTGAACAAAAAGTTGCCGTCGTCCCCGGCACAGCCTTTGGTGAGTGCGGAGAAGGGTATATTCGTTGTTCTTATGCGACCTCAATGGCAAAAATTGAGAAGGCACTGGAAAAAATGGGGGAATTTTGCGGTGTGTGAAAATCTGCGTAATCTGCGGATAAAAAAGGAATTGGAATATGCTGGATTATTTAGGGATAATTGATGCTTTCGATAAAGCAGAAATTAAATATATTATCGTCGGAGGTATGGCCGTTAATCTCCATGGCATTCCAAGAATGACTTATGATCTGGATTTACTCCTTGATTTGGAGGATGAAAATCTGTCGAAATTCCTTAATCTTTTGAAAGAATGGGGATATAAACCCAAAGTCCCAGTGGATATTATGGATTTTGCTAATCAAGAAAAAAGAAATGATTGGATAAAAAATAAAAATATGAAGGCATTTAATCTTGTAAATGAAGAATCAATAGTAAGAGAAATTGATGTAATAATTGATTCACCAGTTAGTTATATCCAGGCAAAAAATAATATTAAATATGTAAAATTATACCATAATTTAGTCCCGGTTATTGGGCTAAATGACCTGATAATGATGAAAAAAAATACAGGTAGAAAACAAGATGAAGCAGATATCAGATATCTGGAGGTGAAACTTGGAAAAGAATAAAAAGGGTGGGTTTGAATATTATTTAACTAATGAGCAGATTGAAGATTATAATAATTGGCCAGTAGAGATGAGATTAAAATGGCTTTCAGAATTTAATGCACTAAGAAAATATTACCCAAAAGAGATAATAGAAAGTCATGAAAAATTCAGGAGTGGTGAATTGATGAGGTAGAAATAGACCTCAGTATTTCACCGTAGTCAAGGTCTGCCCCCACTATCAATAGAATGAATTATTCGCAAGTTATTGATTATCTTTATAGTTTAGAAAGATTTGGTATTCAATTAGGATTAGAAAGAATTACCAGATTGTTAGATATTTTAGGCAATCCGCATAAGGATTTGAAATATATTCATGTCACCGGAACGAATGGAAAAGGTTCTGTTGTAACTTTTATTGGAGAAATCTTAAAGACTGCCGGCTTTAAAGTCGGTATCTACACCTCTCCTCATTTTATATCATTTACAGAAAGAACGACGATTAACGGCATTCCCATCTCTGAAGATGATGTCGCACAAATAATCTCTGAAAAAATACTACCGGCAATAAAAATTCTTCCTCCGGATTTAACCCATCCTACTTACTTTGAAATAGCCACAGCGATTGCTTTAACATATTTTGCCTGGCAAAAGGTTGATTTTGCGGTATTAGAGGTGGGTCTGGGCGGAAGATTAGACGCAACTAATGTTGTTACACCTTTAGTCAGTGTCATTACTTCGATTGGATTAGAACATCAGGATGTTTTAGGGGAAACTTTAGAACAAATTGCTTATGAAAAGGCAGGAATAATAAAACAAAATGTGCCAGTAGTTAGTGCGGTAGCTCCACTAAAAGCCAGAGAAGTAATAAAAAAACTTGCCAAATCACAAAATTCAAAACTCTACCAGCTGGGTAAAGAGATAAAATTTAGCATAACCCAATATCCTGCCTCAACCTCAAATTATCAATTTAAAGTGCGTGGATTATTGGGAGAGTATTCAGAGTTACAAACTTCACTTTTAGGCCACCACCAGATAATTAACGCCACAACATCAATTGCTACAATAGAGATTTTAATAAAGCATTATGGACTTAAAATTACTCCTCAAGATATTAAAAAAGGTTTATTCGAAGCAAAAATTCGGGGTAGATTAGAACTCATAAAGAAAGATTCACTTAGCTTTTTATTAGATGGGGCACATAATCCTGCAGGTGTGATTGTTTTAAGAAAGGCACTTAAAGACTATTTTCCACACAGAAGATTAATTTTAATTATTGGAATCCTGAATGATAAAGATATAAAAACAATGATGAAAAAATTACTCTCTCATAATGAGCGTATTTCCCGCATAATTATTACTCACCCCAAAACAAATAGAGCGGCAGATACAAAAACAATATATCAAGAAGTAAGTAAATATACGGATAAAATTATAGTTATTCCTCCCGTCGAAGAAAGTATAAAATATGCCGCATCAATAGCCAGTTCAGTTGATTTAATTTGCATCACTGGTTCATTATACACTATTGCCGAGGCAATTGAGCTTTTGTAACTATTCCGTGCTTGTAACCGTTCACCGCAGAGACACAGAGAGGCAGAGAAAAAATTAAAATCTATCATCAGAGACAGAAATTTCCTTTTTTTGTGCATTTTGGGTCTTTCGTTATTTATTAATCTTTTAATACTTACTTTCGACTAACTGTTTTTAAGCATTTTTAAACACCGAAAAACGCGAAAAAAAGATATTTTCCTCTCTGTTTCTCTGCGTCTCTGCGTCTCTGCGGTAAAGGATTACCTGAACGGTTACCCGTGCCCTTTGTTCAGTGCTAATTGGTTTTAATTCTTTTTAAAGACACTTCCTTGCCTAA from bacterium encodes the following:
- a CDS encoding Lrp/AsnC family transcriptional regulator gives rise to the protein MLDSKEKQILKILERDAKVTPEKIATMIGMTEEEVSAKIKEFEDKKIIVQYKTIIDWEKAEEEVVYAFIDVKVVPERNVGFDAVAKRIYKFPEVHSLYLLSGTYDLSVVVEGKSMKEIAFFVAEKLATIDHVQGTISHFVLKKYKIDGQVLEPEAGDKRLAVTP
- a CDS encoding aminotransferase class I/II-fold pyridoxal phosphate-dependent enzyme, encoding MKDIISDKVKNIPPSGIRKFFDLILGMEDVISLGVGEPDFVTPWHIRDAAIYSLEQGYTSYTSNSGLLELRELITQRIKDDYKVKYNPVNEVLITVGVSEALDLAMRAILNPDDEVIIPEPSYVSYKPCVIFAGGKPVVIPTNASTGFKIKPEQIEQTITEKTKAILLSYPSNPTGATMNREELSKISEVVKRYELIVIADEIYKLLTYDDEPVCFASLPGMKERTILLDGFSKAYAMTGWRIGYAAGNSEIIGAMTRIHQYTMLCASIISQRAAIQALRNSDKAVEEMRNEYNQRRRLIVKGLNEIGLECTMPGGAFYVFPSIKRTGLTSEGFAEKLLREQKVAVVPGTAFGECGEGYIRCSYATSMAKIEKALEKMGEFCGV
- a CDS encoding folylpolyglutamate synthase/dihydrofolate synthase family protein; translation: MNYSQVIDYLYSLERFGIQLGLERITRLLDILGNPHKDLKYIHVTGTNGKGSVVTFIGEILKTAGFKVGIYTSPHFISFTERTTINGIPISEDDVAQIISEKILPAIKILPPDLTHPTYFEIATAIALTYFAWQKVDFAVLEVGLGGRLDATNVVTPLVSVITSIGLEHQDVLGETLEQIAYEKAGIIKQNVPVVSAVAPLKAREVIKKLAKSQNSKLYQLGKEIKFSITQYPASTSNYQFKVRGLLGEYSELQTSLLGHHQIINATTSIATIEILIKHYGLKITPQDIKKGLFEAKIRGRLELIKKDSLSFLLDGAHNPAGVIVLRKALKDYFPHRRLILIIGILNDKDIKTMMKKLLSHNERISRIIITHPKTNRAADTKTIYQEVSKYTDKIIVIPPVEESIKYAASIASSVDLICITGSLYTIAEAIELL